One part of the Raphanus sativus cultivar WK10039 chromosome 7, ASM80110v3, whole genome shotgun sequence genome encodes these proteins:
- the LOC108815949 gene encoding organelle RRM domain-containing protein 6, chloroplastic — MASSLGIVVVNPSCSVDRFLRPNFSATTSSSVYLRCWRGRINVGTVACSRRDVGGLIVSGCLSSPDSSSPPSSISGPKTKLYVSGLSFRTTEDNLRNAFEQFGKLTLVNLVMDKVANRPRGFAFLRYETEEESMKAIQGMHGKFLDGRVIFVEEAKPKSDLQRAKPRSDFNKAQTKPRTFRTW; from the exons ATGGCGAGTAGCTTAGGGATAGTCGTTGTTAATCCGTCGTGTTCTGTAGATCGCTTCTTAAGACCTAACTTCTCTGCCACCACCTCTTCGTCTGTCTATCTCCGTTGCTGGCGCGGAAGAATCAATGTCGGAACCGTCGCTTGCAGTCGCCGCGACGTCGGGGGATTAATAGTTTCTGGTTGTCTCTCTTCGCCGGATTCTTCATCTCCGCCGTCATCTATCTCTGGTCCGAAGACGAAACTGTATGTGAGTG GGCTTTCTTTCCGTACAACTGAAGATAACTTAAGAAATGCTTTTGAACAGTTTGGCAAGCTTACACTTG TTAACTTGGTGATGGATAAAGTAGCAAATAGACCAAGAGGGTTTGCTTTCCTGAGGTATGAGACTGAGGAGGAGTCTATGAAAGCTATTCAAGGGATGCACGGAAAG TTTTTGGATGGAAGAGTTATATTCGTGGAGGAAGCCAAACCCAAATCAGATCTTCAAAGAGCTAAACCCAGATCAGATTTCAACAAAGCTCAGACTAAACCTCGCACCTTTCGCACCTGGTAg
- the LOC130497568 gene encoding interactor of constitutive active ROPs 1-like has protein sequence MLQMMMQTRETSQSQEIYKKTWDASGEQRLVVSFQGAKEVMIITKDYLQLRHSSQYIYYILYVLCLNLKIIYAFVSFSIQIITTCDTDTRWSKENEILKSQLNDSASEMSKVKANEDEMASNVCRIGEELEESREEKAQIKEKLEFMGETKEALEAEMKTLGVQTEQWRKAADAAAAVLSGECEMNGRDGSRSLDKSL, from the exons ATGCTCCAGATGATGATGCAGACACGTGAAACCAGTCAAAG CCAGGAAATCTATAAGAAAACGTGGGATGCATCTGGTGAGCAGCGATTGGTTGTTTCATTTCAAGGAGCCAAGGAGGTGATGATAATTACAAAGGATTACTTGCAACTACGACATTCTTCCCAGTACATTTATTATATCTTATATGTGCTATGTCTTAACCTGAAAATAATCTATGCTTTTGTATCATTTTCAATTCAAATCATCACGACCTGTGACACAGATACTAGATGGAGCAAAGAAAACGAGATTTTAAAAAGTCAGTTAAATGATTCTGCTTCTGAGATGTCTAAGGTGAAAGCTAACGAAGATGAGATGGCTTCAAATGTGTGTCGGATTGGAGAAGAGTTGGAAGAAAGCAGAGAAGAGAAAGCTCAGATAAAGGAGAAGCTTGAGTTCATGGGAGAAACAAAAGAAGCTTTAGAAGCTGAGATGAAGACGCTCGGAGTTCAAACCGAGCAGTGGAGGAAGGCGGCTGATGCTGCAGCTGCGGTTCTTTCTGGAGAGTGTGAGATGAACGGTAGGGATGGATCCAGGTCACTAGACAAGTCTTTGTAG
- the LOC108815408 gene encoding non-specific lipid transfer protein GPI-anchored 9-like produces the protein MEVCKFLTLLFAAIVVLYSVQATAQGDPQLMACMQKLVSCQPYIHMVSPPPPPSCCGPMKEIVVKDAPCLCAVFNNPVILKTLNLTKENALDLPKACGANPDISLCSKTASSSPSTAHPAPTSGGSSVQAVSYIGLGFLFAFVARILY, from the exons ATGGAGGTTTGCAAATTTCTTACCTTGTTATTCGCCGCCATCGTCGTTCTATACTCCGTCCAGGCGACAGCACAAGGCGACCCTCAATTGATGGCTTGTATGCAAAAACTTGTGTCGTGCCAGCCTTACATACACATGGTGAGCCCACCGCCTCCACCATCATGTTGCGGGCCAATGAAAGAGATTGTGGTGAAAGACGCACCGTGTCTATGTGCCGTTTTCAACAACCCGGTGAtactcaaaacactaaacctcaCCAAAGAAAACGCACTTGATCTTCCTAAAGCATGTGGAGCTAATCCTGACATTTCACTTTGCTCCAAAACCGCTT CTTCTTCGCCGTCTACAGCTCACCCAGCACCAACCAGCG GAGGCTCTTCCGTTCAAGCTGTCAGCTACATTGGACTTGGCTTTCTGTTTGCTTTTGTGGCAAGAATCTTATATTGA